The Petrotoga miotherma DSM 10691 sequence ATAAGGCTGACGTAACACCCGTACCGAATTCAAAATACTTCGTAGTTGGTTTGATTAATTTAAGAGGAAGAATAGTTCCCGTTATCGAATTAACTAAAATTTTAGGGATTGAAGTTGCGGATGACCACGTTTATGAAAATATCCTTGTGTTAAAAATAAACGAAGAGGAGATAGGAATGTATGTGGATGAAGTCGAAAACGTTCTTTCCATCGATCCCAACAAGTTGGAAAAATTCCACTCAAAAGAATCTGTTTACTCGGATAAAGTTAAAGGGGTTATAAAGGTAGAAAACAGATTGATAGTATATCTTGATTTAGAAAGTATCTTAGAGGCCGAATTAAAAAAGTAAAAATTTTAAAGTCTTCGGAGGTGTTTCAATGGCTAAAACTGTCTTAATAGTAGATGATGCAGCTTTTATGAGAATGATGTTAAAAGACATATTAACAAAAGCAAATTATGAAGTAATCGGAGAAGCTAGCAACGGTCAAGAAGCGGTAGAAAAGTATCAAGAACTGAAACCAAATTTTGTCACGATGGATATAACTATGCCCGTCAAAGATGGTATTCAAGCTACAAAAGAGATTATGAAAATAGAGCCGAACGCTAAGATTATAGTTTGCAGTGCTATGGGGCAACAAGCTATGGTTATAGAGTCCATTCAAGCTGGTGCAAAAGATTTTATTGTGAAACCATTTCAACCTAATAGGGTTATAGAAGCCTTACAAAAATTGGAGTAGTTTAAATGCCCACTAACTATGCAACTCCGACTAGTAATTTAGTTAATGTGTCATTTTGGTTCGTAGCCATAATTTTACTCATCATACTTCTTGTGGTATTTTATTATATACTGGCTAAAACATTAAAAAAGGGTCCTAAAAGCAAAGAAGTGAAGATGGTAAAAAAATATTATCTAGATAGGAATTTATACGTTGGAGTATTGAAAGTTTTTAAAGAATATTACATTATTTTGGCTACTTCCAACTCCAGTGAAATAATAAGAAAATTAGAAGAAGAAGAGGTTCAGGAAATTATGAATGAACACCCTAAATTTCTTGAAACCTTTTCAAATATATTGAAAAAAGATAAAATTCCAAGGGGAAGGGAAGAGGAAAAATTAAAAAAGTAAAGGTAATAATAATCCTGGTTTTTTTTATACTATCTTTTAATCAACTTTTTTCTCAAAATACTATTCAACTCCCAGGGGTAGATATACAAATAAACCCAAATGAAGAAGTTAATACTTTAACGCCGACGTTGACAATACTTTTAATCGTAACCGTTTTGTCATTAGCCCCAGGGTTTTTAATGTTATTTACTTCATTTACAAGAATAGTTGTTGTGTTAAGCTTTTTGAGACAGGCTATGGGCACCAGACAGGCTCCTCCAAATCAAGTAATGTTGGCTTTGGCCCTTTTTTTAACCATAATGATAATGTTTCCTGTTTTTAATGGGGTGTATCAAGAAGCAATTATTCCTTACAATCAAAATGAGATTGACTATCAAGAAGCAATACAAATTAGCTGGCAACAATTCAAAGATTTCATGATTTCAGAGATTGTGGCCCATAAAAATGAAGACGATATCTATATGCTTTCATCTTCAATGAATATAGAGATAGATAATATCGAAGAAACTCCTTTTCAAATTCTTGTACCCGCATTTGCAATAAGCGAATTAGAAATCGCATTTAAAATGAGTATATTACTCTATTTGCCTTTTATAATAGTGGATATGGTGGTAGCAAGTATTCTATTATCAATGGGTATGATCATGATACCTCCAATTCTGATTTCTTTACCTTTTAAAATAATGATTTTTGTGATGGTAAACGGATGGGATCTCTTAATTGGTGGATTAGTAAGGAGTTTTGTGGGAGGATGATGTAATGAGTGAAGAGGTACTAATAGGGATTTTTGAAAACGGTATACTTCTTTTTCTAAAAGTAATCTCTCCAATCCTAATAATAAGTGTGGCGGTGGGGTTGATTATCAGTATATTCCAAGCCGTTACACAGCTTCACGAACAGACGCTGACATTTGCACCTAAAATTATAATAACTTTTCTTGCGTTGGTTTTTATGTTCTCTTGGATAATGCAAAACTTATCAGATTTTTCATTCGAGTTATTCACTTATTATTTGGGAATGATTTAGTGGTGTTGGAAAATCTCACATACCATCTATGGGTTTATTTTTTCATCTTTGCTAGGTTGGCTGGAATTACTTTTTTTATCCCTTTTTTTAGTACTCGTTTTGTTCCCGTTCATGTAAAAGTTTTTATAACACTCTTTATTTCTTATTTGGTGCTATTTGAGGTTAACAGCACTTTCCCCATAAATTCAACACCTTTAGCAATAATTTTCTATTTGTTGATGAATTTTCTTTTTGGGAGCAGTGTAGGATTAATAGCTAATACTTTGTTTTATGCCTTTCAATTTGCTGGGGAAACAATAGGTATACAAATAGGTTTTGCGATGGCGAATGTTTTCGATCCTGTAACTAGCGATGAAATCTCTTTAGTTTCGGAACTTTCATTTTTGTTCAGCATGTTGCTTTTTTTTATCCTTAAGGGACCATTAATTTTATACTCAATAATTATAGATTCCTTCAACAAGGTTCCTGTTGTTTTTACTCTAGCGCCTGATGGATTTATGGTTTTTTCTCAAAAATTATTCGATGTATTCACTATAGGCCTTCAGCTTTCGATGCCATTGATTGCATTTATGATCCTTATGAAGGTTGCTTTGGGAATAGTTTCTAGATTGATCCCTCAGGTTAATGTTTTTATGGTGGGTATCCCACTACAAATACTGGTAGGATTTTTACTTTTTTTAGGGGTGATATTGATTTGGGAAGATCAATTTACAACTCTATTCTTTCAACTGATAGAATGGATAAAAGAATCGATGATTCTTTTATTTCAATAAACCTTCAACTTTTTGCGGATCCAGATAAAACTGAAGACCCCACGCCAAGGCGATTAGAAAAAGCTCGAGAAGAGGGAAACATTCCCCAATCGAACGAATTCAATATGGCGGTAAGTTTTTTATCAATTTCGCTTTTTTTGTGGGTAATATTTGAGCCATTACTTAAAGATATTTTTAAGGTATTTTACGATTATTTATCTTTAGATTTAGATTTTTCACCAACAAATTTGCTGGGCTATGAGATTAACGCACATATGAACTTATACATCAAATTGATACTGTTTTTTGTTGTTGCCGTTGTGGTTTCTATCCTTTTGGGAATGATTCAAACCAAATTTTTGTTCACTTTTAAATCTTTAAAATTGGATCTGAGCAAAATAAACCCCATTAAAGGATTCAAAAGGCTATTTTCTTTAAGATCTGTAATGGAACTTGTAAAAGCTCTATTAAAATTAACCATATTAGGATTGTTAACCTATAATATAATAAAAGCCAATTGGTATAAGATACTCTCTTTGGCAGGGGAAGAAACTGCTTTTTCTTTTAATGTGATTTTTGATTTAGTTATTAATATACTGTTTCAATTAGGAATAGCCTTACTTCTTCTCAGTTTGTTTGATTTTTGGTACCAGAGGTATGAATATAAAAAAGAGCTAAAAATGAGCAAGTATGAGGTCAAACAAGAACGAAAGGAAATAGAAGGGAACCCAGAAATTAAACAAAGACAAAGAGAATTGATGAGAAATTTAGCAAGAAGTAGGATGATGCAAAAAGTCCCTGAAGCGGACGTTGTTGTTACCAATCCTACTCATTATGCCATTGCGATAGAGTACAAACCGGAAGAAATGCAGGCCCCGATAGTTGTAGCAAAAGGAAAAGATGAAGTCGCCTTTAAGATAAGAGATATTGCTTTTAAACATGGAATCCCAATCTTAGAAAGACCTGCTTTGGCAAGGGAAATTTATGAGAAAGTTGACTTAAACGAAGAGATACCAGAACATCTATACACCTTAGTTGCAGAGGTATTAGCTTATGTCTACAAACTCAGTTATTAATTCATTGGGGGGTTAGCGATGAATTTTAAAATAAAAGGGTTAGATGTAGTAATTTCCATACTTATCGTGGGAATAGTTGTGTTAATGGTTATACCTATTCCTACCTTTTTGCTAGACTTTTTGCAACTATTGAACATAATCGTTTCGATAATAATCTTATTGGCTACCTTATATTTGCAAAGGGCTTTGGATATTTCTATTTTTCCATCTTTGTTATTGGTTATGACCATCTTTAGGTTAGCCTTGAACGTTTCGTCTACTCGTTTGATACTCTTAAACGGTAAAAATTTCGAAGGAAAAGTGATTAGGGCCTTCGGAGACTTTGTTGTTGGTGGAAATTATATTGTGGGAATCATTATCTTTTTGATCCTTGTTATAATACAATTTCTTGTAATAACTAAAGGAACAGAAAGAATATCGGAAGTAGCCGCAAGGTTTACTTTGGATGCCATGCCTGGCAAACAAATGAGTATAGATGCTGACATGTCTTCCGGATTGATTAACGAAGAAGAAGCCAGGCAAAGAAGAGAAGACATACGAAGAGAAGCCGACTTTTATGGAGCGATGGATGGAGCTAGTAAATTTGTGAGAGGGGATGCGATTGCCGGTTTAATAATAACTCTGATAAATTTAGTTGGAGGTTTAATAATTGGGATGTTACAGCAGGGACTGACGATCGCAGAGGCAGCGGAAGTATTTGCTTTACTTACCGTTGGTGATGGACTCGTTGCTCAAATTCCTGCGTTGTTAATTTCAACCTCTGCAGGTATGATAGTATCAAGAGCCGCTTCAAAAGATAATTTTGGGGTAGATTTAATAAGACAACTTACTTCTGACACAAGGGTTTTGAATATAGCCGGTGGAATAATAATATTTTTAGGTATGTTGACACCTATTCCAATTTTTCCATCGTTGATCTTAGGAGGAGGTTTACTTTTTGTAGCTTACGCGAATAGAGTGAGTGAAGGCCAGTTAGCATATGAAACAACGGGTTCGAGCGGGGGAGGAATGGGAGCCTCAACCGCACCAAAAGGTGAAAAAAAGGGTGTTTCTGGCGGTTTTGCACCACCCCTAACAACTCCAGAAGAAGTTTCAGAAGTCTTACAAGGAGATACAATTGAAGTAGACATTGGATATGGATTGATTCCTTTAGCTGATCCAGATCAAGGTGGAGACCTATTAGATAGGATAACCGTTGTTCGAAAACAATTAGCCTATGAATTGGGTATAGTTATCTCTCCCATTCGAATAAGGGACAGCGTTCTTTTAAGTTCGAACGAATACGTCATTAAATTGAGAGGTGTTGAAGTTGGTAGATTCGAATTGATCCCCGATAGGCTTCTTGCTATAAACTCAGGCATGGCTTCTGAAGAATTACCTGGAATAAAAACAAAAGAACCTGCTTTCGGTTTGGAAGCCTTCTGGATAGATGAAAGTTTAAAAGAGGAGGCTATAGAAAAAGGCTATACAACTGTTGATGCACCCAGCGTTTTCGCCACCCATCTTTCTGAAACCATTAAAAAATATGCTCACGAAATTATTGGAACCAAAGAAATAGAAATATTAATAGATGGATTGAGAGTTAATTATGCCAATCTTGTAGATACCCTTATTCCAACAATGTTAAAAATACATGAACTAAAAAAAGTTTTAAGTGAGCTATTGTATGAAAGGATTTCAATAAGAAATCTGCCCTTAATTTTTGAGAGTTTGATAGAGGCAGTTGATAAATATGGAAACAATATTGAGAACTTAGTAGAGTATGTTAGAAGGTCTTTAGGTAGGCAAATAGCGGAAAATTTAAAGTCTGACGATGGAGAATTACACGTTACCGCATTGGATCCATCCATAGAGAAAAAATTATCTGAATCGATAAGGGAATCCGATTCGGGAAGGGTTATAATACTCGAACCAGAATATTCAAATATTTTGGTCCAAAGGATATCTAAATCTTTGGAAAGTATGATGATGAAAGGGTTTAACCCTATATTAATTTGTTCTAAAAACATAAGATATCCTTTTGCCAGATTTATATTGAAATTTATTCAAAACATCAGTATTATAGCCTACGAAGAGACACCTTCAGATACTTCTCTCAACGTGAACGAAATAGTGGAAATAGAAGGTGAGAGATCCGATGCAAATTAAAAAACTTACTGTTAAGACAATTTCTGAAGCGATGGAAAAGATAAGAAGAGAATTTGGAGAAGATGCTTATATTATAGACACAAAAAAAGTGAAAAAAGGCGGTTTTTTTGGAATCGGTGGAGAAAAATATATTGAAGTAACTGTTTTGAGTGAAGAGAACAAAAATTCTCAATACAATCCTCAAAAATCAAAAAAACACCCACAAGAATCTGATAATACCTATACATTAAATGACCTAATAAAAAGGAATACACCCGAATTTTATAGAAAAAAAGAAAAAGAACAAAAGATATCAAAACCATCGTATTTAAACATCGAAAAAGAATCCGGCGACAAACATTCGAAAGATGATTTAACAGAGTTTATAAAAACGAGTAGGGAAATATCCTCTAAGATAGACAAAAGTGCAGAAGCATTTTACCATCAATACAATGAAAAGGAACCTTCAGAAAATGACATCAAAGATAGTTTGAAATTAGAAGAGTTGATGAAAATGGTTGAAAAGTTGAATAAAAAAATGGAAGCGAACAATCTATATCTTCAAGATATAAAGGATAAGTTGTACGAAAAATCGTATTCAAGAACTTTTACTGAATCCTTTTTAAATCAATTGAACGATTTAAAAGTAGAAGAAAATTGGAAAAATCAAGAAATTATAAGAACCAGGTTAGAAAAAAAGCTTTATCAAAGCTTAGAAATTTTAAATTTTGGCGATACAAAGGATAAAGTTATGTTTATAGGTCCCACAGGCGTGGGAAAAACGACAACTTTGGCCAAAATAGCCGCTAACTTAAAAAAAATGAATAAAAAAATTGCAATAATTACAATCGACACGTACAGAATAGCTGCAACAGATCAGCTAAAAACTTATGCAGATATACTAGGTATTTCGCTTCATATTTGTTATACCCCTTCTGATCTAAAAATTGCTTTGGAATCACTTCTGGATTTTGATGTAATTCTAATAGACACAGCCGGAAGAAGCCATAAGAACAATTTACAGATGGGTGAACTCAAAGTGTTCAAAGATGTAGTAGAGCCTGATTACAATATAATGTTGGTATCTTCCAACACCAATTGTGAAGATATGATACATATTTACGATAATTTTTCTTATCTTAAACCCAACGCATTAATTTTTACAAAGATGGACGAAACCTCATCATTTGGGCAATTATTTTCTTTCCTCGAATATTCTAGATTACCTTTGTTGGGAATAACTAACGGTCAAAGAGTTCCGGAAGATTTGAAGTTTCCTTCTAAAGAATGGTTAATCCATGCAGCAGTGGAGGAGGTATTTAAATGAGCCATATATATCGAGACCAAGCAGCTGGTTTAAGGGAAGAATTTTCAAACACACAAACAAAAATTATAACAGTTGTAAGCGGAAAGGGTGGAGTTGGTAAGTCGGTATTATCAGTGAATATAGCTGCTGATTTGGCCACACACGGTAAAAGAATACTTTTATTTGATTCGGATGCTGGTTTCGCAAACGCTTCTATTCTGATGGGAAACACTGTGAAAATCACCTTGAGCGAATATATGAGGGGTAATGTCACCTTCAATGAGTGCGTTCAAGATACCGAGTTTGGTGTTAAGATAATAAGCAGCGGTTTTGATTTTACAGATTGGAAGATCTTTCAAAATAATTTTAATGATTCGATAATGGATGAATTTTTAAATTTGTTGAAAGAAGTGGATTTTTTTATAATAGATGTAGGTGCAGGTTATTCTGAAAAACTCAATAATTTTTACCTAAATTCGGATACGATATTTCTAATAACCGTCCCAGAACCAACAGCGGTAGTTAACGCCTACACCTTGCTGAAAGCTTTATCGGTTTTGAATGTAGATGGGGAAATAGAGATAATTCTTAACATGATCAAAAATAAAAACGAAGTGGAGATGGTTAAATCCGTCTTAAGTAGAACCGCAAAAAGGTTTTTAAACAGAGAAATTAATAATTTTCATGAAATTTCTTACGATG is a genomic window containing:
- the flhB gene encoding flagellar biosynthesis protein FlhB, giving the protein MGRSIYNSILSTDRMDKRIDDSFISINLQLFADPDKTEDPTPRRLEKAREEGNIPQSNEFNMAVSFLSISLFLWVIFEPLLKDIFKVFYDYLSLDLDFSPTNLLGYEINAHMNLYIKLILFFVVAVVVSILLGMIQTKFLFTFKSLKLDLSKINPIKGFKRLFSLRSVMELVKALLKLTILGLLTYNIIKANWYKILSLAGEETAFSFNVIFDLVINILFQLGIALLLLSLFDFWYQRYEYKKELKMSKYEVKQERKEIEGNPEIKQRQRELMRNLARSRMMQKVPEADVVVTNPTHYAIAIEYKPEEMQAPIVVAKGKDEVAFKIRDIAFKHGIPILERPALAREIYEKVDLNEEIPEHLYTLVAEVLAYVYKLSY
- a CDS encoding chemotaxis protein CheW; this encodes MEDVLSFKIVDQEYALPIENIESVVDKADVTPVPNSKYFVVGLINLRGRIVPVIELTKILGIEVADDHVYENILVLKINEEEIGMYVDEVENVLSIDPNKLEKFHSKESVYSDKVKGVIKVENRLIVYLDLESILEAELKK
- the fliP gene encoding flagellar type III secretion system pore protein FliP (The bacterial flagellar biogenesis protein FliP forms a type III secretion system (T3SS)-type pore required for flagellar assembly.) — protein: MKKVKVIIILVFFILSFNQLFSQNTIQLPGVDIQINPNEEVNTLTPTLTILLIVTVLSLAPGFLMLFTSFTRIVVVLSFLRQAMGTRQAPPNQVMLALALFLTIMIMFPVFNGVYQEAIIPYNQNEIDYQEAIQISWQQFKDFMISEIVAHKNEDDIYMLSSSMNIEIDNIEETPFQILVPAFAISELEIAFKMSILLYLPFIIVDMVVASILLSMGMIMIPPILISLPFKIMIFVMVNGWDLLIGGLVRSFVGG
- the flhA gene encoding flagellar biosynthesis protein FlhA, which translates into the protein MNFKIKGLDVVISILIVGIVVLMVIPIPTFLLDFLQLLNIIVSIIILLATLYLQRALDISIFPSLLLVMTIFRLALNVSSTRLILLNGKNFEGKVIRAFGDFVVGGNYIVGIIIFLILVIIQFLVITKGTERISEVAARFTLDAMPGKQMSIDADMSSGLINEEEARQRREDIRREADFYGAMDGASKFVRGDAIAGLIITLINLVGGLIIGMLQQGLTIAEAAEVFALLTVGDGLVAQIPALLISTSAGMIVSRAASKDNFGVDLIRQLTSDTRVLNIAGGIIIFLGMLTPIPIFPSLILGGGLLFVAYANRVSEGQLAYETTGSSGGGMGASTAPKGEKKGVSGGFAPPLTTPEEVSEVLQGDTIEVDIGYGLIPLADPDQGGDLLDRITVVRKQLAYELGIVISPIRIRDSVLLSSNEYVIKLRGVEVGRFELIPDRLLAINSGMASEELPGIKTKEPAFGLEAFWIDESLKEEAIEKGYTTVDAPSVFATHLSETIKKYAHEIIGTKEIEILIDGLRVNYANLVDTLIPTMLKIHELKKVLSELLYERISIRNLPLIFESLIEAVDKYGNNIENLVEYVRRSLGRQIAENLKSDDGELHVTALDPSIEKKLSESIRESDSGRVIILEPEYSNILVQRISKSLESMMMKGFNPILICSKNIRYPFARFILKFIQNISIIAYEETPSDTSLNVNEIVEIEGERSDAN
- the cheY gene encoding chemotaxis protein CheY translates to MAKTVLIVDDAAFMRMMLKDILTKANYEVIGEASNGQEAVEKYQELKPNFVTMDITMPVKDGIQATKEIMKIEPNAKIIVCSAMGQQAMVIESIQAGAKDFIVKPFQPNRVIEALQKLE
- the flhF gene encoding flagellar biosynthesis protein FlhF; protein product: MQIKKLTVKTISEAMEKIRREFGEDAYIIDTKKVKKGGFFGIGGEKYIEVTVLSEENKNSQYNPQKSKKHPQESDNTYTLNDLIKRNTPEFYRKKEKEQKISKPSYLNIEKESGDKHSKDDLTEFIKTSREISSKIDKSAEAFYHQYNEKEPSENDIKDSLKLEELMKMVEKLNKKMEANNLYLQDIKDKLYEKSYSRTFTESFLNQLNDLKVEENWKNQEIIRTRLEKKLYQSLEILNFGDTKDKVMFIGPTGVGKTTTLAKIAANLKKMNKKIAIITIDTYRIAATDQLKTYADILGISLHICYTPSDLKIALESLLDFDVILIDTAGRSHKNNLQMGELKVFKDVVEPDYNIMLVSSNTNCEDMIHIYDNFSYLKPNALIFTKMDETSSFGQLFSFLEYSRLPLLGITNGQRVPEDLKFPSKEWLIHAAVEEVFK
- the fliQ gene encoding flagellar biosynthesis protein FliQ; the encoded protein is MSEEVLIGIFENGILLFLKVISPILIISVAVGLIISIFQAVTQLHEQTLTFAPKIIITFLALVFMFSWIMQNLSDFSFELFTYYLGMI
- a CDS encoding P-loop NTPase; translated protein: MSHIYRDQAAGLREEFSNTQTKIITVVSGKGGVGKSVLSVNIAADLATHGKRILLFDSDAGFANASILMGNTVKITLSEYMRGNVTFNECVQDTEFGVKIISSGFDFTDWKIFQNNFNDSIMDEFLNLLKEVDFFIIDVGAGYSEKLNNFYLNSDTIFLITVPEPTAVVNAYTLLKALSVLNVDGEIEIILNMIKNKNEVEMVKSVLSRTAKRFLNREINNFHEISYDENVHMSVKRQIPLISLKENSRFSKDIKKITSNILNIKTSSHSNFAQRLKEMFGKDH
- the fliR gene encoding flagellar biosynthetic protein FliR, which encodes MLENLTYHLWVYFFIFARLAGITFFIPFFSTRFVPVHVKVFITLFISYLVLFEVNSTFPINSTPLAIIFYLLMNFLFGSSVGLIANTLFYAFQFAGETIGIQIGFAMANVFDPVTSDEISLVSELSFLFSMLLFFILKGPLILYSIIIDSFNKVPVVFTLAPDGFMVFSQKLFDVFTIGLQLSMPLIAFMILMKVALGIVSRLIPQVNVFMVGIPLQILVGFLLFLGVILIWEDQFTTLFFQLIEWIKESMILLFQ
- a CDS encoding flagellar biosynthetic protein FliO, which produces MPTNYATPTSNLVNVSFWFVAIILLIILLVVFYYILAKTLKKGPKSKEVKMVKKYYLDRNLYVGVLKVFKEYYIILATSNSSEIIRKLEEEEVQEIMNEHPKFLETFSNILKKDKIPRGREEEKLKK